One window of the Eucalyptus grandis isolate ANBG69807.140 chromosome 6, ASM1654582v1, whole genome shotgun sequence genome contains the following:
- the LOC104449874 gene encoding 60S ribosomal protein L37-3, with the protein MGKGTGSFGKRRNKTHTLCVRCGRRSFHLQKSRCGACGFPSARKRKYNWSVKAIRRKTTGTGRMKYLRHLPRRFKSGFREGTQAAPRKQAAAASA; encoded by the exons ATG GGTAAGGGAACGGGAAGCTTCGGTAAGAGGAGGAACAAGACGCACACGCTGTGCGTGCGGTGCGGCCGCCGCAGCTTCCACCTCCAGAAGAGCCGTTGCGGTGCCTGCGGCTTCCCGTCCGCCCGCAAGAGGAAGT ATAACTGGAGTGTGAAGGCGATCCGGAGGAAGACCACCGGGACCGGGAGGATGAAGTACCTCCGCCACCTGCCTCGCAGGTTCAAGAGCGGATTCAGAGAAG GTACTCAAGCTGCGCCGAGGAAGCAGGCAGCTGCAGCTTCTGCTTGA